One window of Microbacterium sp. 1S1 genomic DNA carries:
- a CDS encoding BLUF domain-containing protein, translating to MTSTTADGLLRLVYTSTAAQPFRETALEQLLEQCRRSNAAHDITGLLLFRQGRFLQVLEGPVAAVRRLVDTIADDPRHDAMRILLETPIITRLFSDWSMGYRSFRTATTAAPTGFRDSFDDLAEGADSSTMERALFELTLWFRTRAGAAAPITVESAAGSLRV from the coding sequence GTGACGTCGACCACGGCCGACGGGCTGCTCCGCCTCGTCTACACGAGCACGGCGGCGCAGCCGTTCCGCGAGACCGCCCTTGAGCAGCTCTTGGAGCAGTGCCGGCGGTCCAACGCGGCCCACGACATCACGGGGCTGCTCCTGTTCCGTCAGGGCCGCTTCCTCCAGGTGCTCGAAGGACCGGTCGCGGCCGTGCGTCGACTCGTCGACACCATCGCCGACGACCCGCGCCACGACGCGATGCGCATCCTCCTGGAGACGCCGATCATCACCCGACTCTTCTCGGACTGGTCGATGGGCTACCGCTCGTTCCGCACGGCGACCACGGCAGCACCCACGGGCTTCCGCGACTCCTTCGACGACCTCGCCGAGGGCGCAGACTCCTCCACCATGGAGCGCGCCCTGTTCGAGCTCACGCTCTGGTTCCGCACCCGCGCCGGCGCTGCGGCCCCGATCACGGTCGAGAGTGCCGCGGGCTCGCTCCGCGTATGA
- the ychF gene encoding redox-regulated ATPase YchF, whose protein sequence is MALTIGIVGLPNVGKSTLFNALTKNDVLAANYPFATIEPNVGVVNLPDPRLDKLAEIFGSERILPAAVSFVDIAGIVRGASEGEGLGNQFLANIREADAIAQVVRGFSDDDVVHVDGAVNPASDMETINAELMLADLQTVEKAITRYEKEVRGKKIDPSVLEAAKAAKDALERGILLSTSGLDLDPIRELGLLTVKPVIFVFNVDESVLTDDARKAELAALVAPAQAIFLDAKIESELKDLDAEDAAELLASTGQDESGLDQLARIGFDTLGLQTYLTAGPKEARAWTIGKGWKAPQAAGVIHTDFEKGFIKAEIVSFDDLVETGSVQEARAKGKARLEGKDYVMQDGDVVEFRFNN, encoded by the coding sequence GTGGCTCTCACTATCGGAATCGTCGGCCTGCCCAACGTCGGCAAGTCCACCCTCTTCAACGCTCTCACCAAGAACGACGTGCTCGCCGCGAACTACCCGTTCGCGACGATCGAGCCGAATGTCGGCGTGGTGAACCTGCCCGACCCGCGACTCGACAAGCTCGCGGAGATCTTCGGGAGCGAGCGCATCCTGCCCGCCGCCGTGTCGTTCGTCGACATCGCCGGCATCGTCCGCGGGGCGAGTGAGGGGGAGGGCCTGGGCAACCAGTTCCTCGCGAACATTCGTGAGGCCGACGCCATCGCCCAGGTCGTGCGCGGGTTCTCCGACGACGACGTCGTGCACGTGGACGGTGCCGTGAACCCGGCGTCCGACATGGAGACCATCAACGCGGAGCTCATGCTCGCCGACCTGCAGACCGTCGAGAAGGCGATCACGCGGTACGAGAAGGAGGTCCGAGGGAAGAAGATCGACCCGTCGGTCCTGGAAGCGGCGAAGGCCGCCAAGGACGCGCTGGAGCGCGGGATCCTGCTCTCCACCAGCGGCCTCGACCTCGACCCGATCCGCGAACTCGGGCTTCTGACGGTCAAGCCCGTCATCTTCGTCTTCAACGTCGACGAGTCAGTGCTCACCGACGACGCCCGCAAGGCCGAGCTCGCCGCCCTCGTCGCACCGGCGCAGGCGATCTTCCTCGACGCGAAGATCGAGTCCGAGCTCAAGGACCTCGACGCGGAGGACGCCGCCGAACTCCTCGCCTCGACGGGACAGGACGAGTCGGGTCTCGACCAGCTCGCCCGCATCGGGTTCGACACGCTCGGCCTGCAGACCTACCTCACCGCGGGTCCCAAGGAGGCGCGGGCCTGGACGATCGGCAAGGGCTGGAAGGCCCCGCAGGCTGCCGGTGTCATCCACACCGACTTCGAGAAGGGCTTCATCAAGGCCGAGATCGTGTCGTTCGACGACCTCGTCGAGACCGGGTCCGTGCAGGAAGCCCGTGCCAAGGGCAAGGCGCGCCTCGAGGGCAAGGACTACGTCATGCAGGACGGCGACGTCGTGGAGTTCCGCTTCAACAACTGA
- a CDS encoding LysM peptidoglycan-binding domain-containing protein: protein MSRSTRRTATLAAVAMAMVLLAGCTADTPGPPPPSPSATVETETRVETEAAVTPEPTPTDRCVRMSEVVSYTDDWRWERRQPLVDLGSREFARGDVTLDDDGHAVSYTVAPGDVEAVIAERLCAYPSLASLNHVRDLFPGQVLWLTPDPDTPWVPYFSPLDAEAGFAQIPYQNAMTAAGLAVDAGEIETVRRIWNETLSSMFTDPETIDAIQKVVDAGDPDALRQLFS, encoded by the coding sequence ATGTCTCGATCGACACGACGGACGGCGACGCTCGCGGCCGTCGCGATGGCGATGGTCCTCCTCGCCGGTTGCACGGCGGATACGCCCGGACCGCCTCCGCCTTCTCCCTCGGCGACCGTCGAGACCGAGACCCGGGTCGAGACGGAGGCCGCCGTCACACCCGAGCCGACGCCGACGGACCGCTGCGTGCGGATGTCCGAGGTGGTCAGTTACACCGACGACTGGCGGTGGGAGCGTCGGCAGCCGCTCGTCGACCTCGGCTCCAGGGAGTTCGCGCGCGGAGACGTGACCCTCGATGACGACGGCCATGCCGTGAGCTATACCGTCGCACCCGGCGACGTCGAGGCCGTGATCGCCGAACGGCTCTGCGCGTACCCGTCCCTCGCGTCACTGAATCACGTGCGAGACCTCTTCCCGGGGCAGGTGCTGTGGCTGACGCCGGATCCGGACACGCCCTGGGTGCCGTACTTCAGCCCGCTCGACGCCGAGGCGGGGTTCGCCCAGATCCCTTACCAGAACGCCATGACGGCTGCGGGTCTCGCGGTCGACGCGGGCGAGATCGAGACCGTCCGCAGGATCTGGAACGAGACCCTGTCGAGCATGTTCACGGACCCCGAGACCATCGACGCCATCCAGAAGGTGGTCGACGCAGGGGACCCCGACGCGCTGCGGCAGCTCTTCTCATGA
- a CDS encoding class I SAM-dependent methyltransferase, with protein sequence MADELARSFGAAAGSYEAGRPEYPFEAVAWMLEPMADGARRVADVGAGTGKLTRALVGAADAEVVAIDPDPAMLAALREAVPGVPTFVGTAEALPLPDASVDAVVLGQAWHWVEPIAASAEIGRALRQGGVLGLIWNLRDERVDWVRRLTDIMHGSNAEIMLAEGDPVVAEPFGPLAQERWEWSRPMTRELLHRMAASRSAVITADDAEKARIRRDMDALFDELGLQGDAVIEVPYVTRAFRAARG encoded by the coding sequence ATGGCGGACGAACTCGCGAGGTCCTTCGGTGCGGCGGCCGGAAGCTACGAGGCCGGGCGACCCGAGTACCCCTTCGAGGCGGTCGCGTGGATGCTCGAACCGATGGCGGATGGCGCGCGTCGCGTCGCTGACGTCGGCGCGGGCACGGGCAAGCTCACGCGGGCGCTCGTCGGCGCCGCGGATGCCGAGGTCGTGGCGATCGATCCCGACCCCGCGATGCTCGCCGCCCTGCGCGAGGCCGTTCCCGGAGTGCCCACATTCGTCGGGACAGCCGAAGCGCTGCCGCTGCCGGACGCCAGCGTGGACGCCGTCGTGCTCGGTCAGGCGTGGCACTGGGTCGAGCCCATCGCCGCCTCGGCGGAGATCGGTCGTGCGCTGCGGCAGGGCGGTGTGCTGGGGCTCATCTGGAACCTCCGCGATGAGCGGGTGGACTGGGTGCGACGGCTCACCGACATCATGCACGGCAGCAACGCCGAGATCATGCTGGCGGAGGGCGACCCCGTCGTGGCGGAGCCGTTCGGCCCCCTGGCACAGGAGCGCTGGGAGTGGTCGCGCCCGATGACGCGGGAGCTCCTGCACCGCATGGCCGCCTCCCGCAGTGCCGTGATCACGGCGGACGACGCTGAGAAGGCGCGGATCCGCCGCGACATGGACGCGCTGTTCGACGAGCTCGGCCTGCAGGGGGACGCCGTGATCGAGGTGCCGTACGTGACGAGGGCGTTCCGCGCGGCCCGCGGCTGA
- a CDS encoding DNA recombination protein RmuC codes for MDALSIVLLLAALSAGVALGWFLRGGRSAADIARMQAELAAARDDRDRQYDLYRDAVEHARSEQRAEAQRVQQQNAVLQALAPVRESLQQMQSKVTAIESERQAQFGTLAEQLRRAQESDEALRATTESLAGALRSTSTRGVWGETQLRRVVEAAGLTRHVDFDLQATISSDRGQGRPDMVVRLPGGTSIAVDAKVPLDAYLEASALPLGDAHESQRRAHMQKHVRAVRAHVDALAKKAYWSGLDASPEFVICFLPSESLLAAAIDEDPTLLDYAFSRRVALASPVNLWAVLKTVAYTWTQQEVSTEARTLLALGTQLYERLGTLAGHADDLRRAIERTVDSYNRFAGSLESRVLVTARQFPGVDADALAPASAITAEGRRFTAPELLPPTEADHAADGIQADVGEVRARLDHVDTADRRRR; via the coding sequence ATGGATGCCCTGTCGATCGTTCTCCTCCTCGCGGCTCTCTCCGCGGGGGTCGCTCTGGGCTGGTTCCTGCGGGGCGGGCGGAGCGCTGCCGACATCGCGCGCATGCAGGCAGAACTCGCCGCCGCCCGAGACGACCGCGACCGTCAGTACGACCTCTATCGCGACGCGGTCGAGCACGCGCGCTCCGAGCAGCGCGCGGAGGCGCAGCGCGTCCAGCAGCAGAACGCGGTGCTGCAGGCCCTGGCCCCGGTCCGCGAGAGTCTGCAGCAGATGCAGTCCAAGGTCACCGCGATCGAGAGCGAGCGGCAAGCGCAGTTCGGCACACTCGCCGAGCAGCTCCGGCGCGCTCAGGAGTCCGACGAAGCGCTCCGCGCGACCACCGAGTCGCTCGCGGGCGCCCTGCGCTCGACATCCACACGAGGCGTCTGGGGCGAGACCCAGCTGCGCCGCGTCGTCGAGGCCGCAGGACTGACCAGGCACGTGGACTTCGATCTGCAGGCGACGATCTCCTCGGACCGCGGCCAAGGGCGCCCCGACATGGTCGTCCGGCTGCCGGGTGGCACGTCGATCGCCGTGGACGCGAAGGTGCCCCTCGACGCCTACCTGGAGGCGTCCGCGCTCCCGCTCGGCGATGCCCACGAGTCGCAGCGCCGCGCCCACATGCAGAAGCACGTCCGCGCGGTCCGCGCTCACGTCGACGCCCTCGCCAAGAAGGCCTACTGGTCGGGGCTCGACGCGAGCCCCGAGTTCGTGATCTGCTTCCTGCCGAGCGAGTCGCTGCTGGCGGCCGCCATCGACGAGGACCCGACGCTGCTCGACTACGCCTTCAGCCGTCGCGTGGCCCTCGCCTCCCCCGTCAACCTCTGGGCCGTCCTCAAGACCGTGGCCTACACGTGGACGCAGCAGGAGGTGTCGACGGAGGCACGGACGTTGCTGGCGCTCGGCACTCAGCTCTACGAGCGGCTCGGAACGCTCGCGGGGCATGCGGACGACCTGCGGCGGGCGATCGAGCGCACGGTCGACAGCTACAACCGCTTCGCGGGCTCGCTGGAGTCGCGGGTGCTCGTCACCGCCCGCCAGTTCCCCGGAGTGGATGCCGATGCACTGGCTCCGGCCTCGGCGATCACTGCGGAAGGACGGCGCTTCACGGCCCCGGAGTTACTGCCCCCGACGGAAGCCGATCACGCCGCGGACGGCATACAGGCCGACGTGGGCGAGGTCCGTGCGCGTCTGGATCACGTCGACACGGCCGATCGTCGCAGACGGTGA
- a CDS encoding exonuclease domain-containing protein → MPLDFTAIDFETANSSPASACSVGLVRVRDGEVVATANWLIQPPPGHDEFQEWNVRIHGIRPEQVLSAATWVDQFDRLCAFAGADVLVAHNAGFDLNVLRRATEVSGQICPPYRSLCSLQVARKTYQLDSYRLPLAAAAAGYAEFAHHDALADALACAQIIVDAAARARASDVFGLADALGLRVTEPAMPALERAVA, encoded by the coding sequence GTGCCACTGGACTTCACTGCGATCGACTTCGAGACCGCGAACTCCAGCCCGGCCTCCGCGTGCTCCGTCGGACTCGTGCGGGTGCGGGACGGGGAGGTCGTCGCCACGGCGAACTGGCTGATCCAGCCGCCGCCCGGTCACGACGAGTTCCAGGAGTGGAACGTCCGCATCCACGGCATCCGGCCAGAGCAGGTGCTGTCTGCGGCCACCTGGGTCGATCAGTTCGACCGCCTCTGCGCCTTCGCCGGTGCCGATGTGCTCGTCGCCCACAATGCGGGATTCGACCTGAACGTGCTGCGTCGCGCGACCGAGGTCTCGGGCCAGATCTGCCCGCCGTACCGTTCGCTGTGCAGCCTGCAGGTGGCGCGGAAGACCTATCAGCTCGACTCGTACCGTCTTCCGCTCGCCGCGGCCGCCGCCGGCTACGCGGAGTTCGCGCATCACGACGCGCTGGCGGACGCGCTGGCCTGCGCCCAGATCATCGTGGACGCGGCCGCCCGCGCGCGTGCCTCCGACGTTTTCGGCCTTGCCGACGCCCTCGGCCTGCGGGTGACGGAGCCGGCGATGCCCGCGCTGGAGCGCGCCGTCGCCTAA